TGATACACCGGTCAAGGACCTGATACTCACCTTGGCTGTCCCGACTATCATCTCCATGCTAATCACCTCATTCTACAGCATGACCGACACTATTTTTGTCAGCCATATCGGTACGACTGCAAGCGCTGCCGTGGGGATTGTCTTTTCCCTTATGAGCATTATCCAGGCAATCGGGATTACCTTTGGACAGGGGTCGGCTAATGTCGTTGCACGGCTATTGGGGGCAAAGGAGAACAAACGTGCCGATGAAGTGTTCAGCACGGCATTTTTTACCTCAATTGGAGTTGCTCTCTGCCTGTCGTTCTTTGGGTTGACCCATATGACTGGCCTGGTAAGATTTCTAGGATCTACTTCCACGATTGAACCGCTTGCCATAGCCTATGGTTCGACCATTTTGATCGGAGCCCCATGGATGACCGTATGCTATACGATGAACAACAACCTGCGCTCGGAAGGTAAGGCAACATTGGGGATGATAGGCATGAGCAGTGGGGCTATTATCAATGTTATACTGGATCCGGTCTTTATCTTTGGTCTTGATCTGGGCATCCGTGGGGCGGCACTGGCTACCATTATCAGTCAATTGATCAGTTTTGGTATCCTGCTCTCCCATTTTCTTTACCATCGGAGCAATTTGCATCTCTCAATACGGAACTTCCGTTTTTCTTGGAAGGTATATAAGGATATCTTCAAAGTTGGGCTTCCCTCGTTGATACGAAACCTTATGGGAACAGTTTCCGTAATTTGTCTCAACGTATTTGCCGGTCCCTTTGGGGATGCTGCGATTGCAGCCATGTCTATTACGAATAGGATTATGCAGTTTCTCAATTCTGCCCTGATAGGGTTCGGGCAGGGGTTCCAGCCGGTCTCCGGGTTCAGCTGGGGAGCCAAACGGTATGACCGGCTCAAAAAAGCTTTTGTTTTCTGCGTAAAAGTCGGAGTGAGCTCGTTTGCGATTATTGGGTTTCTCTGCTTTCTTGGGGCAAATAGCATAATACGGGTATTCATTTCCGACCCCAAGGTACTTGAAATCGGTACCGTAGCCATTCGGTTTCAGTGTATCTTGATGCCGTTCATGGCATTCAATACCCTTAGCGGGATGCTGTTTCAGAGTACTAACCATGGGGCGAAGAGCTCAGTGTTGGCTCTGGCAAGGCAAGGGATTTTCTTTGTTCCGCTTATAGCAACCCTACCGAAATTTGTAGGAATTCTCGGGATTCAGATTTCCCAGCCTATTGCAGACCTGCTAAGTGTTGTCCTTTCCCTTGCCCTTGTATTTCCCTTCATGAAGGAACTGTCAGAGCCAGATTCTAGCCTCTAGTCGCAACCACTGCCTGATACATCTTGCGCAACCTGTCCTCAATACTGTAATTGAAGTTGTCCGGGGTGAAGTTGCCTTTTGTATTGCGCTTCCCCGGCGGTCTACCACTCAATACCTGCATCCCTTCATCAATGGTTTTGATCGGATAGATATGGAAGGTATGGTTTTTGATAGCATCCAGGATTTCATAGGGGAGAATCAGGTTTTTTACATTCTGATAGGGGATGATAA
The sequence above is a segment of the Sphaerochaeta pleomorpha str. Grapes genome. Coding sequences within it:
- a CDS encoding MATE family efflux transporter; the encoded protein is MIDTPVKDLILTLAVPTIISMLITSFYSMTDTIFVSHIGTTASAAVGIVFSLMSIIQAIGITFGQGSANVVARLLGAKENKRADEVFSTAFFTSIGVALCLSFFGLTHMTGLVRFLGSTSTIEPLAIAYGSTILIGAPWMTVCYTMNNNLRSEGKATLGMIGMSSGAIINVILDPVFIFGLDLGIRGAALATIISQLISFGILLSHFLYHRSNLHLSIRNFRFSWKVYKDIFKVGLPSLIRNLMGTVSVICLNVFAGPFGDAAIAAMSITNRIMQFLNSALIGFGQGFQPVSGFSWGAKRYDRLKKAFVFCVKVGVSSFAIIGFLCFLGANSIIRVFISDPKVLEIGTVAIRFQCILMPFMAFNTLSGMLFQSTNHGAKSSVLALARQGIFFVPLIATLPKFVGILGIQISQPIADLLSVVLSLALVFPFMKELSEPDSSL